A part of Gossypium hirsutum isolate 1008001.06 chromosome A07, Gossypium_hirsutum_v2.1, whole genome shotgun sequence genomic DNA contains:
- the LOC107955660 gene encoding pseudopaline exporter CntI isoform X1: MAASEDTITDDGNHTVELTVLDNEESAANGGSAAASSEEITPLLTQIERPKINIFSVSRSRRKPRELVIKAPETEISPVSQFMLWAWSGSRYSGLLCMALSSVIYFVMEILSENFTAQSIPLFETAFVRCTVTLILSYIWLRRIGLPIFGATHPRKLLLLRSLVGYLSLLSFIYCIQRIPFSLAILLSFTTPIMASIVARIILYEKLKITEIGGLACSFSGMLFIFQQMLTTQGGLQKTEEASNSSFRGSNHIYAALIGFFSSITGGISYCLIKAAAKATDQPVVTVLSFAILASPAAGICTFAFEEFVLPSFNSLSLMLALGILSFLAEVFLAHGLHLEKINKAANVMFMEAALSQLWGIGTSSIAPSLGRLVGCILILISVSFTMFFGPEKENE, translated from the exons ATGGCGGCTTCAGAGGATACCATTACCGACGACGGGAATCATACGGTTGAACTGACCGTGCTTGACAACGAGGAATCGGCAGCTAATGGTGGCTCTGCAGCAGCGTCTTCGGAGGAGATAACACCTCTCTTGACGCAGATCGAGAGGCCCAAGATCAACATCTTTTCTGTCTCTCGTTCCCGAAGAAAACCTAGG GAGTTAGTGATAAAAGCTCCAGAAACAGAGATATCTCCGGTTTCACAGTTTATGTTGTGGGCATGGAGTGGATCCAGATATTCTGGTCTACTATGCATGGCCTTGTCATCTGTTATCTACTTTGTCATGGAAATTCTTTCCGAAAACTTTACTG CTCAGTCAATTCCTTTATTTGAGACGGCATTTGTAAGATGTACAGTTACCTTGATATTATCATATATATGGTTGCGAAGAATTGGCCTGCCAATATTTGGAGCAACTCATCCCAGGAAACTTTTACTTTTAAGATCACTAGTGGGGTATCTCTCATTATTGAGTTTTATCTATTG CATTCAAAGGATACCTTTCTCTTTGGCTATTTTATTAAGCTTTACAACTCCAATAATGGCTTCAATCGTGGCTAGAATTATTTTGTATGAGAAGTTGAAAATTACAGAAATTGGAG GTCTTGCTTGCAGTTTCTCTGGCATGCTTTTCATTTTTCAGCAGATGCTTACTACACAAG GAGGGCTACAGAAAACTGAGGAAGCAAGCAATTCAAGTTTCAGAGGAAGTAACCATATATATGCAGCCTTGATTGGTTTTTTTTCATCAATAACTGGTGGAATTAGCTACTGCCTCATAAAGGCTGCAGCAAAGGCAACAGATCAGCCTGT GGTAACAGTTCTGTCCTTTGCCATACTGGCTAGCCCTGCTGCAGGAATATGCACTTTTGCCTTTGAG GAGTTTGTGCTGCCAAGTTTCAATTCACTATCTCTGATGCTTGCACTTGGTATTCTGTCCTTCTTAGCTGAG GTGTTTCTAGCTCACGGACTACACCTTGAGAAAATAAACAAAGCTGCAAATGTCATGTTTATGGAG GCTGCCTTGTCCCAGTTATGGGGCATAGGTACATCAAGCATAGCCCCTTCTTTGGGTCGACTCGTTGGGTGCATACTCATCTTAATCTCAGTGTCTTTTACTATGTTTTTTGGACCTGAAAAAGAGAATGAATGA
- the LOC107955660 gene encoding pseudopaline exporter CntI isoform X2 produces the protein MAASEDTITDDGNHTVELTVLDNEESAANGGSAAASSEEITPLLTQIERPKINIFSVSRSRRKPRELVIKAPETEISPVSQFMLWAWSGSRYSGLLCMALSSVIYFVMEILSENFTAQSIPLFETAFVRCTVTLILSYIWLRRIGLPIFGATHPRKLLLLRSLVGYLSLLSFIYCIQRIPFSLAILLSFTTPIMASIVARIILYEKLKITEIGGLACSFSGMLFIFQQMLTTQGTEKTEEASNSSFRGSNHIYAALIGFFSSITGGISYCLIKAAAKATDQPVVTVLSFAILASPAAGICTFAFEEFVLPSFNSLSLMLALGILSFLAEVFLAHGLHLEKINKAANVMFMEAALSQLWGIGTSSIAPSLGRLVGCILILISVSFTMFFGPEKENE, from the exons ATGGCGGCTTCAGAGGATACCATTACCGACGACGGGAATCATACGGTTGAACTGACCGTGCTTGACAACGAGGAATCGGCAGCTAATGGTGGCTCTGCAGCAGCGTCTTCGGAGGAGATAACACCTCTCTTGACGCAGATCGAGAGGCCCAAGATCAACATCTTTTCTGTCTCTCGTTCCCGAAGAAAACCTAGG GAGTTAGTGATAAAAGCTCCAGAAACAGAGATATCTCCGGTTTCACAGTTTATGTTGTGGGCATGGAGTGGATCCAGATATTCTGGTCTACTATGCATGGCCTTGTCATCTGTTATCTACTTTGTCATGGAAATTCTTTCCGAAAACTTTACTG CTCAGTCAATTCCTTTATTTGAGACGGCATTTGTAAGATGTACAGTTACCTTGATATTATCATATATATGGTTGCGAAGAATTGGCCTGCCAATATTTGGAGCAACTCATCCCAGGAAACTTTTACTTTTAAGATCACTAGTGGGGTATCTCTCATTATTGAGTTTTATCTATTG CATTCAAAGGATACCTTTCTCTTTGGCTATTTTATTAAGCTTTACAACTCCAATAATGGCTTCAATCGTGGCTAGAATTATTTTGTATGAGAAGTTGAAAATTACAGAAATTGGAG GTCTTGCTTGCAGTTTCTCTGGCATGCTTTTCATTTTTCAGCAGATGCTTACTACACAAGGTACAGAA AAAACTGAGGAAGCAAGCAATTCAAGTTTCAGAGGAAGTAACCATATATATGCAGCCTTGATTGGTTTTTTTTCATCAATAACTGGTGGAATTAGCTACTGCCTCATAAAGGCTGCAGCAAAGGCAACAGATCAGCCTGT GGTAACAGTTCTGTCCTTTGCCATACTGGCTAGCCCTGCTGCAGGAATATGCACTTTTGCCTTTGAG GAGTTTGTGCTGCCAAGTTTCAATTCACTATCTCTGATGCTTGCACTTGGTATTCTGTCCTTCTTAGCTGAG GTGTTTCTAGCTCACGGACTACACCTTGAGAAAATAAACAAAGCTGCAAATGTCATGTTTATGGAG GCTGCCTTGTCCCAGTTATGGGGCATAGGTACATCAAGCATAGCCCCTTCTTTGGGTCGACTCGTTGGGTGCATACTCATCTTAATCTCAGTGTCTTTTACTATGTTTTTTGGACCTGAAAAAGAGAATGAATGA